A genomic window from Lotus japonicus ecotype B-129 chromosome 1, LjGifu_v1.2 includes:
- the LOC130725119 gene encoding serine/threonine-protein phosphatase 7 long form homolog, which yields MVEELAINPGPTNTSLLYLIGEGAHISDKVWNGQTNKILKVRRSRDSRVVHERLIRSVPEAIRGHLEAVGFYHCALVSDVYPDPPLISAFIERWRPETHTFHLPFGECTITLEDIAVQLGLKIDGDVVTGPTSCNWPVIAEECLGKRPPAEAIRGGALKMKWINENFNNVQDFIDNPQDLACFARAYIMRILGGFLLPDHSGSHVPLRYLPLLRNFEEAGKYSWGSAVLAHLYKEMCNASKISRVEIGGCVQLIQFWVWTRFPDVGPLKELNVIKEGCPLGARWREDADWIKYQLSYWRHYLDTLKTEQFVWMPYPHSLLQQLSPICRDNMHLWRCVAPMISFFIVEWHQPDRVMQQFGFQQHVPNKPLQDDKVHDMSLSGKHDWDWVDKLAPFIVAWENKHHQLVEGPSLIRLAQGSDQYMRWYSQHSRRWLTRKGAALGQLAANIHHIWYGLPLIGQGRYTIDNLQKRAMHCLALCEEMGRITIPPLEAPPMEPVQIPEVAQNFHPKLGRQEGKDFSRREKQKEKAKPVIIDVPQQLPSGQFWLAPTHTGDSYTSYHYSGDGSSYQGHGNTSGFQQQEALFAFQQPYQQEQHYSGSGSREFEQYYQPAPVSESQPYHGSAPQVQQDGPQLDTWFTPDGQSIPSSWGTPPSPQRGWGALHDLLGASPEMQHAHPPDSEIRATQAAFDFDLNQASLTGYNMSGYDPSMNQDQS from the exons ATGGTAGAGGAATTGGCGATCAATCCTGGGCCCACAAACACTAGTTTGTTGTATCTTATTGGGGAAGGAGCACACATTTCAGATAAAGTCTGGAATGGACAAACAAATAAAATTCTCAAAGTTCGACGATCACGTGATTCACGAGTTGTGCATGAGAGACTCATACGTAGCGTTCCCGAGGCAATCAGAGGTCACCTTGAAGCTGTGGGTTTTTACCACTGTGCGCTAGTCTCAGATGTTTATCCAGACCCTCCCTTGATTTCAGCGTTCATTGAAAGGTGGCGTCCCGAGACGCACACTTTTCACCTCCCGTTTGGAGAATGCACCATAACTCTTGAAGATATTGCAGTTCAGTTGGGCTTGAAGATTGATGGTGACGTTGTCACAGGTCCCACCTCTTGTAATTGGCCTGTCATCGCTGAAGAATGTTTAGGAAAGAGACCACCAGCAGAAGCTATTAGAGGAGGTGCGTTGAAAATGAAGTGGATAAATGAGAATTTTAACAATGTGCAAGACTTCATTGACAATCCTCAGGATTTGGCATGTTTTGCACGGGCATACATCATGCGCATACTTGGAGGTTTTCTCTTACCTGACCATAGCGGGTCGCATGTTCCTCTGAGATATCTTCCtcttttgaggaattttgaGGAAGCTGGAAAATATAGTTGGGGTTCTGCGGTACTTGCCCATCTATATAAGGAAATGTGTAATGCAAGCAAAATCTCACGTGTGGAGATCGGTGGTTGTGTACAACTCATCCAATTCTGGGTCTGGACGAGATTTCCTGATGTTGGCCCCCTCAAAGAACTCAACGTTATCAAAGAAGGTTGCCCTCTTGGAGCCAG gTGGAGAGAAGATGCTGACTGGATAAAGTATCAGTTGTCGTACTGGAGGCATTACCTTGACACACTTAAAACTGAACAA TTTGTGTGGATGCCTTATCCACATAGTCTCCTGCAGCAACTATCTCCAATATGTCGGGACAACATGCATTTGTGGAGATGTGTTGCACCcatgatatcattttttattgttGAATGGCATCAGCCTGATCGGGTGATGCAACAATTTGGATTTCAGCAACATGTTCCTAACAAACCTCTCCAAGACGATAAGGTACATGACATGTCACTGTCGGGAAAACATGATTGGGATTGGGTTGATAAGTTGGCACCTTTTATTGTAGCTTGGGAAAACAAACATCACCAATTGGTTGAAGGCCCTAGTTTAATAAGGCTTGCACAAGGCAGTGATCAATACATGAGGTGGTATTCACAACACTCTCGTCGCTGGCTAACACGTAAAGGAGCAGCATTGGGTCAATTG GCTGCGAATATCCATCACATATGGTATGGGCTGCCGCTGATTGGACAAGGGAGGTACACAATTGACAACCTTCAGAAGCGGGCCATGCATTGCCTTGCGTTATGCGAGGAGATGGGGCGGATCACTATTCCCCCGCTTGAAGCGCCGCCAATGGAGCCTGTTCAGATCCCTGAGGTAGCACAAAATTTTCACCCAAAGCTCGGAAGGCAAGAAGGAAAGGATTTCTCCCGGCgggaaaaacaaaaagaaaaagctaAACCAGTTATAATTGATGTACCCCAACAGCTGCCTTCCGGGCAATTTTGGTTGGCTCCCACCCATACTGGTGATTCCTACACATCATACCACTATAGTGGTGATGGGTCTTCTTATCAGGGACATGGTAATACTTCAGGATTTCAGCAACAGGAGGCATTATTCGCATTTCAGCAACCTTACCAACAAGAGCAACATTACAGTGGTAGTGGGTCCCGTGAGTTTGAACAGTATTATCAACCTGCGCCAGTTTCAGAGTCACAGCCTTACCACGGTTCAGCGCCGCAGGTTCAACAAGATGGACCCCAGCTTGACACGTGGTTCACCCCAGATGGCCAGTCTATACCCTCCTCATGGGGGACCCCACCTAGCCCCCAGCGTGGATGGGGGGCCTTACATGATTTGCTAGGTGCTTCACCGGAGATGCAGCATGCCCATCCACCAGATTCTGAGATTCGTGCTACACAGGCAGCCTTTGACTTCGATTTGAACCAAGCATCCCTCACAGGCTACAATATGTCGGGTTATGATCCTTCCATGAACCAAGACCAAAGttga